The genomic segment GCCATCTTTATCAAACCTTGGTTTTCTCTTCTCCCGTATCCTCTTCAAGATTATCGGAGAATTTTTTCGAAGAACCCTCATAACATCGCTTATTTTTTCATTCTCCACCTGCCAGAAAGATCGGCAGATCCTTCTACACTCCAGCATCCGCAGCTTTTGAGCTATTTCTACTCTCTCCTTAAGGCTTTCTGAAGATCTATATACGACGAAGTAAACCATATCCGCTCATCATACAGTTTGATGAATAGTGATGAATCTATCGATTCTCAGCGAACCATACTTACTTCTTCATTCTTCCGATTTCATAGAGAATTAGATCAGCTGCCTCTTCATGAGTTCTCGTGCCCGTATTGATTACCAGATCATAGTTATTGGGGTCAAGCCAATCTTTCTTGAAGAGTTTTTCAACCATATGCTTTCTTTCACTATCGCTTACACGAATTGCCTCCTCTGCTTCTTCGATAGTTATATTTCTGGCCTTAGCTATATGTCTCACCCTTTTCTCTTTCGGGGCTACTAGAAGAACTTTAAAGACGTTAGGTTTATCAAGAAGCATAAATGCGGATCGACCCTCGATAATTAGATCGCCTCTTTTAATCAACTCGTCAATCTTACTTCTAATCATTTTGTCCAGATCAATCTCTCCTGATGCTACATGCTGCTCGAATTCCATAAATGACTCTGTGGGGTGAACTCCTCTAAACTCCACTACTATGCTCTTGATTATTGCTGCAGAGTTTATGAAATTTATTCCGAGCTTGGTTGAAAGTATAGTTGCAACCTCTGTGCAACCGGCTCCTAACTCGCCAGATAGGGCTATTATCATTCTATAAACCTCCACTCACACCAAAACGATATTGATGTTACTGCTAAAAAATCTTACCGTTGAGCATTGATCCAAATCACGCCATTAATTTTTTATTCGGAATCAACTTTTATCTTTAGCGTGTAAACGTGCGTTCTGTTAAGATCTGTCCCAGTGATAATCGAATGGTTGAAGAGAAAGATTCACCACTGAAAAAGAAGGTTGAGGGAGAGTTTGAAGAGAAGACTCCTAATATC from the Candidatus Bathyarchaeota archaeon genome contains:
- a CDS encoding cytidylate kinase-like family protein; this translates as MIIALSGELGAGCTEVATILSTKLGINFINSAAIIKSIVVEFRGVHPTESFMEFEQHVASGEIDLDKMIRSKIDELIKRGDLIIEGRSAFMLLDKPNVFKVLLVAPKEKRVRHIAKARNITIEEAEEAIRVSDSERKHMVEKLFKKDWLDPNNYDLVINTGTRTHEEAADLILYEIGRMKK